The Mercurialis annua linkage group LG7, ddMerAnnu1.2, whole genome shotgun sequence genome includes the window aatgaatttattttataagcgTGTAGTCCATTTGAGAACATGCACTGTTGTAAAAATTCCACATGTTTGATGCCCTGCTATGTATCTTATTTAGCCAAGAGATGAAGCGAGTAGCATAACCAAAGCAGTAAAATGACGAGCAGTTATTATTACAGGAAGCGCTTACATACAGCTAGTAGGGTTCTCCATCTTTATGTTTGAAAGCTGAACACCATCTCTTCTCATGGCATAGTCTCTAGAGAACTGTTCCTCTAGAAAATGATCAAGCTCCAAACTTACTTTTGGGAAGTCAGTAGGGTGCAAAGAATGACAAACTTGGCATCGAAGCATCCCATCATTACATGATATGCAACTCTCACAATACCCTGAAACATGACAAAAACATAAAAGAATATAATcttgaaaatcaaattgaagAAATTTTTAGATGATATGTGAAAGTACATAATAGCATATTGGTGAGCTAACTCAAGCGCAAATGGTTACCATGGCCACAGTTAAGGAAAACTGGACGAAAAAGTAGTTGCTTGCATGCATTACACTGTGCGTCAGAAATTGACAGTTGCTTGCAATTTCCGTTACATTCTTGTTCCTTTGTAAAACAAGGCTCTGAGTATGAGTTAGACTCTAAAACAGTTGTTGAGGAACATACATGATCACAGGGATCACATTCTCTATTGTCAGGCGATCCATAGGTAATGTTGTCAAGCTGTGGGGAAAAAGAGCCCATTTCTTTTTCTTCCACTGAAATATCAAAAGGTCATGGAACGATTTAGTGTTTTGCTAATCCTAATCCAACCAGCAAACATTAGATCTAACAAGACTACATCAACTGCAAATTCTCCTTGCCACTTACTACAGTTACAAAAAGAGAGACAGAAATGAAGCCAGCATGCAATGATATTTTGCAAACCCTTTTTATAGACATTTGCAACAACATGGATAACATGAATGGTGATCCAATGCAGTAAATATTACGTTGCAGAAAATTAAATGGAAATAGTGAATGGTTATACAGAAGCAGGTATATTCATTGGTCAAATCAGTAGTAAACAGCAATTAGCATTCTTTCCTAATTGCTACTTATTTACATGTTTACCACTTGCTGTGGCAGTTTTGTTCACAAgcataaaaattatcattattttgACAAGCTCAAATCATCAtcaaagaatttttttaatttcctaTTTGATAAGCATGTGGTCTTTGCTTTCTTGTTATCTCAAAATCATAAGTGTTCTCCACACAAAACAAGATAGAAATGCATTACATTCCTGAATTATTTGTACACGTAAACTACACcataaaaagataataaaaaatgcTGTGCAAGCCGTTTACCCGGTTCGACTTAAGATTAACACCTAGTCACCCACTATCAAATGGAACAAGACCAAAATATCATGATATAACATCATTTCATCCAAAGAATCTTAAACCATTTCATGAACAACTTTCTCAAATGACAATAACGAATTCATCCGATCAACAACGAATTATCTTGCAGTATTCCTCTTACTTACTAAATTAATCTTTACCGTAGAATTGCTTCAATGAGACTGTGTTCCATAATTTGTTTGTAAGCTCTAAACTAAGTATTCAACAACTAATTGCTACAATAACCATCTTACAATGAACTAACTAAAGTACTTCAAAAGAATAAGAAGCTCACATAGGGTTTGCTCTTCTCTCCTCCTATAGGCAACCGGATAGAGTTTCAAGAGCAAGGCGTGAAGCATCTCGCAGATGTTCGGAAAGTAATTATAAGTATGCCGGCAAATTGGGCAATTGGACTCCCCTAGGCCACTCATTGATTTATGGACACACCAAAAACATGATATATGACCACAAGCTGCAGCCAAAAAcgattaaaacaataataagaaCACGAGAGTTACGCTACTCATGTATGTAATTCAACATCTTCaaagtttaaatattattatcaatgGCTTACAGAGAACTATGGGTTTGAATAGAAGGTCCCTGAAAACAAAATTAAGTGCAGATAAGTacataataaacaaacaaacaaaaaaatcaaaactgcaGCAAACTAACAAaaatgaactttcatttttaatataatcatcatcatcattataataacaacaaatttaattttacatgTGTCCCAATCTATCTGATAAAACTTTCCTTTTTAAAtttcccattctaattgactaAATATGAACATAAAATTACACACAATTTATTAACTTATCTTAAATAATATGGaaacaataataaatgaataatttCAAGAACTTACAGACAAATGGAGCAGAGAAAAGAATCGGGAAAATCCTCCATTTCAACCTTGCCGGCGTCGGTGGCGGTGGCGGTAGTTGTGGCGGTGGCGGCGTCGGTGCTTAGGCCTTTACCCATcggaaaatatatatttttattgaccGGAAAGAAGAAAAGACAGAGAGGCAAAGATTTAGGGTCGATTTAGCCACCTCCCTCTGCTTTCTCTTGTATGAATTTAGGAGAAATAATTAAACAAAGTCGATGaatcaaaatttttaattattttgaatattacttgtcatttaattagtttttttaaatacttataattttaagcaaattttttatttaagaacATATTTTAAACAGATTATTAGATAAATCAAATACACCGACAAATatactaataaattttaaaatattacattaatgttttgtttcttttgtgaaAAACGTACACCGCAAgaatttaattattcttttttgcATAATAGTAATTAgttagagaagaaaaaaaacaaaaacaaagatATCAAGCTAAATAGTTTAACTGAGTCCAACCAGTCTTTCAGTTAAAAAAGGACAAATattgtaaaaaggtcaaacctttcacaaaagtttcataaaagttctgacctttcaattttgtcaattttggccaaaaattgattatttggtttcacaaaagtcccggcctttcaattttgtcgatttggccaaaaatggaatatttggtttcacaaaagtcctgacctttcaatatttggcatgccacataggcgttacataggctccacataggcaaattgaaatcaaattgagagttggccacaattgaaaccaaataatttgttttccgccaaaatcgacaaaattgaaagatcaggacttttgtgaaacttttatgaaaaatttggcctttttagaACATTTGGCcgttaaaaaaaaggaaatcaTAGCTTATTCATGGACTGCTAATCataaataatcatttaaaaaaattaataaatttatcttGTTTATTTCTCTAAAAactagagaaaattacaccaaattattcaaaaattgaaaaatttatggTGAtgatttagaatttttttattgcaacaATCtctcatttttgaaatttggattaGCCCATTTTATGATCCCTCAACTTTAcgaattttatttatctagtcCCTAAATTTTCATTTGAGCTTATTTGGTCTCTtaactttacattttttatttatcatgtCCCTTAActttcatttaattaactataagttttttatttatctgcttctgtaattttatgtttttttatttatctgatcTTTTAACTTTACATTTTTAAAGACTTgagaaaagcaaaaaaaaaatcaaaattcaggGACAGATAAGAATAAATGGAAGTTCAGGGGCTAGATAAACAAAAAATGTAAAGTTAAAAGATCAGATGATaccaaataaaagtttaaagatgaGATAAACAAATTCATCAAGTTAAGGGAGcttatttttataacatatGAGATGTGTCATTAGTAACGTAAAAAATATAGACTTCACGTTTTTTTATATGAGTAAAATTTAGAGttattatgtattttaatagtttttaatatatatatatatatatatatatatatatatatatatatatatatatatatatatatatatatatatatatataaaaaaactttatAGTAAATATCATTTTCAAACTATcatctaaatatttaattgaaatactaaaatgaaaataatttaatattttacctagtaaaatttacttaactacaaacaatttaaaaaaatattaacaaatttaaaaattacaagtCACTAAAAATTTTCACCCGAATTCCATCACATCCAACATCTTCTTACCCAAACTgctctataatttttttttataaaaactgattttaacaaaaacaaaaatgtaaaactcaaataaataaacgGATTACACGAAAAAACTTTATGACATGGTGGAATTTCAATCCTTTTGAATGATAACATTAATATACATCATACTTTGAATATGGCTCAAACAGTTTAATGAAGAGCTGAAACATTACAACAAATCAGAAATTGATTTATTTACATACTAAGAATCTGCTGTCCATCTTCCACCTAACCAACTGCTCTTTATGCTTCTTTATTCTCAGAAGCTTCGAAATGAAATGGAAtatattctatatatatatatatataaagaaaaagaaattatacATATAGCTAATTGAGAAGGAAAAAAACCGGATAGGTCATGAGAACCTTCGTTCATCTCATTGTTGCTTTGCATATTTCTGCACTATTTATTTCCACAGCTTAACTGAGCTGTCATGACTTGCAGATGCTACCATTCCGGTTACCGGAGATTGTGCCAAGGCTGAGATTATGTTCTCATGAGCTGGAATTGTCATACTCTTATTCTCAGCCATGTTCCACAGCTCCAAAGACTGCACTCATATTGTATTTCAGTAAAACGGAACGATCagtaattagaaaaatattatttactaGTATAACAAGTTGTCGATTACTCGATCATTTATAACAATATGGTGCAAACAAAGAAAGCCAGAACTCATCTACTAAAACATATACCCGCCCGACAATCTTAAAAGTgtgttcttttttctttttggtagaaaaagaaaaatcagtCAATTATAAAAGTTTGTCCGTTAGTGTTTGGACAAAAATAGAAAGGACCTACCGAAAACCCTCCAATCACCAATAGAGTCGAGTAACTTGGATGGAAAACGCATGAATGGAACTGGTTCCCGTTGGAGCTGAGCTCCTGAATGCATTCTCCCAAGGACAAAGACCAAATTTTCACCAGGTTCTGACTGACAGATGCCAAAATATCTCCATTTGCATCCCAGCAAATGTAGTTCACCATTTCAGAGTGCCCCTATAGAGAGTAGACATGGAAAAGTtgatatcaaaatatttaaaaaataaaaaaataaagaggaaAGTCCAAAAGCAATTTCTCATACTTGTTATTTCAACAATAACAATTTGTTGAGCTCAGCCAGAATTACCGATAATTACAGCCATTAATAACTAAAGTGCAATACCTGGAATGAGTGTGTTTGCCTGTCCGTTTCAACATCAAAGATAGACACTACTTTATCTGATGCAGCTGCAAGCAGTTGTCCAGTCCTTGGTTGAAATCTAACCTGTGCAGTGCCTCCCTGCGCAGATGATTGAAACAGATAAGTGATTTGATAGAGGCTTATCAATGAAGAACGGGACATTTAacaagaaagaagaaaataatgCATAACAAACCTTAGAAACACGAGTGCACGAGAATGGATTGACATTAAAATAGCGAATTTCATTGTCGTTGTCGCTAAAACAGAAAAGATCAGTTTTCTTGGGGTGGAAGTCCAGGGACATGACAGGTGAGTGCCCTGTGTAGGCATTCAGGCAATAGCTTGGCTGCAAacatatagataaaaatataaaccattaTACTGGGAAAGAGGATGTGTAACAATTATGATAATCCAATTAGCAGAACGTCGAAACATGTTAAGGGAAACCAGAGAATGTAAATGTTGTTACAATACAAATTGTCAGTGAAAGTTTCACACATAAAGCTtcagaaaaaatatattatgaagAGTAGGGAAACAGTACTCACATTGGCTGCATCCCATAATCGCACTGATTTATCAACTGAGGCCGTGACCAGCTGAGATGAATTTGGCCTAAAACGAACATCTGTAATAACTAGTTTGTGATCTTCAGGAGTCATCTCTGTCAGCAGGGTATCCATGTTCCAAAGAACAACCTAATACATGCAGTAAAAGGTAAATTATATGAATTGTACAGTTGgtcttaatattaaaatttcaattcataaatttttcttCTCATATTTTTAGGAAGTAACTGTTAAGGACTGACTTACTAGTTCAAATGCATAATCATGCTAGCAGATATAGACAAATGATGATACTCAACTAAAAAAGGACAGTATCATGAGATTAATACACTGGGCAGCTGGGAATGCTTCCTAAAATGGTTCAATCAgcttttaaatttacaaaataactTCTGACCAAGGCATCACAATGAGCAATCTAAGTGAGATAACCGACGATTCTCTCCTGGTATCATACATACAACGACAGACATTATAGATTGTACCTTCTTGTCATGTCCAGCACTGGCCAGAACCTTTCCATCTGAAGAGAAGTGACAGCAAGTGACTTTGCTATTTCTTGTCCGGACGCAACCAACCTCACCAAAG containing:
- the LOC126656521 gene encoding E3 ubiquitin-protein ligase PRT1, with the translated sequence MGKGLSTDAATATTTATATDAGKVEMEDFPDSFLCSICLDLLFKPIVLSCGHISCFWCVHKSMSGLGESNCPICRHTYNYFPNICEMLHALLLKLYPVAYRRREEQTLLEEKEMGSFSPQLDNITYGSPDNRECDPCDHVCSSTTVLESNSYSEPCFTKEQECNGNCKQLSISDAQCNACKQLLFRPVFLNCGHGYCESCISCNDGMLRCQVCHSLHPTDFPKVSLELDHFLEEQFSRDYAMRRDGVQLSNIKMENPTSFSAIASKKGFSVVHSKLNGELSRSKIHIGVGCDFCGMYPVTGDRYRCKDCVEEIGFDLCEDCYNTRSKRPGRFNQKHTPEHKFERINSNNIRRIIWGLLNEQFEDVSDALATSDDISDVAENGLPASHTSADAEEEIGDTAVAAPDINPESSNDQNETQSTT